The following coding sequences lie in one Saimiri boliviensis isolate mSaiBol1 chromosome 6, mSaiBol1.pri, whole genome shotgun sequence genomic window:
- the CDHR5 gene encoding cadherin-related family member 5 isoform X1, producing MPEPLGPSRRVTAAKMGAWALLWPPLLLAGLLGQPPGALAQAQYCSVNKTYFEVEENTSVTEPLVDIHVPAGLEVTLGPSSTPFAFRILRNQLFLNVTPDYEENSLLQAELRCERGGSLVTQTRVIVSVLDINDNSPEFSFTTKEISVEEDTKVSSTVIPETELEAKDPDVNDILFYTLQEETTGASDYFSLVGANRPALRLDRPLDFDKRPKMAFRLLVRDTPEEDVEPSHTATATLVLNVMPADLRPPWFLPCSFSDGYVCIQAQYLGAVPTGHILPSPLVLRPGPIYAEDGDRGINQRIIYSIQDGNVNGTFIIHPDSGNLTMARSVPSPMTFLLLVKGQQADLTRYSVTQVTVRAVAAAGSPPHFPQSLYRGTVALGSGAGVAVKDKAAPTQPLRIQAQDPEFPDLNSAITYRITNHSHFRMEGEVVLTATTLLQAGTFYAEVEANNTVTLGTTTTVIEIQVSEQEPPPTDVPPSPEAGGTTGPWSSTTSEAPRPPGPSQGPSTTSSWGGTGPHPPSGTTLRPPPSPTPGRPPGAETSTSHQLATPTLGGGTAQTPEPGTSQPMPPGVGTSTSHQPANPTPGGGTAQTPELGTSQSMPPGVGTSTSHQPANPTPGGGTAQTSEPGTSQPMTPGVSRSTAPSGMPGGRPSEDRRFSAVDMATLGGVLGALLLLAVLGLAILVHKHYGPRLKCCSGKAPEPEPLGSDNPAFQPDHKTNWAPAPGPTHDPKPSETPPVLTEPTTPSLTSPGPEAPGPSPPGSGPESPAAAHSGESPAAVRSILTKERRPEGGYKAVWFGEDIGAEADVVVLNAPTPDVDGAGDSSGDEDEGGWGRGPHDAPGNDSTYI from the exons ATGCCAGAGCCACTCGGACCCTCCCGCCGGGTGACGGCCGCCAAGATGGGGGCCTGGGCCCTGCTGTGGCCTCCCCTGCTGCTCGCTGGGCTGCTCGGCCAACCCCCAggggccctggcccaggcccagt ACTGCTCTGTGAACAAGACCTACTTCGAAGTTGAAGAGAACACGAGCGTCACCGAGCCCCTGGTGGACATCCACGTCCCAGCAGGCCTGGAGGTGACCCTCGGACCCTCGTCCACCCCCTTCGCATTTCGGATCCTTAGAAACCAGCTGTTTCTCAACGTGACTCCTGATTACGAG GAGAACTCACTGCTTCAGGCTGAGCTGCGGTGCGAGAGGGGAGGTTCACTG GTGACCCAGACGAGGGTGATTGTGTCAGTGCTGGACATCAATGACAACTCTCCGGAGTTCTCCTTCACGACCAAGGAGATAAGTGTGGAGGAG gacACTAAAGTGAGCTCCACCGTCATCCCAGAGACGGAACTGGAGGCCAAGGACCCAGATGTAAATGACATCTTGTTCTACACCCTCCAGGAGGAGACCACA GGTGCCAGTGACTACTTCTCCCTGGTGGGTGCAAACCGCCCTGCCCTGAGGCTGGACCGGCCCCTGGACTTCGACAAGCGGCCAAAGATGGCGTTCCGGCTGCTGGTTCGG GACACCCCGGAGGAGGACGTGGAGCCCAGCCACACGGCCACCGCCACGCTGGTGCTCAACGTGATGCCTGCCGACCTGCGGCCCCCCTGGTTCCTGCCCTGCAGCTTTTCAGACGGCTACGTCTGCATCCAAGCCCAGTACCTCGGGGCTGTCCCTACCGGGCACATACTG CCGTCCCCGCTTGTCCTGCGTCCTGGACCCATCTACGCTGAGGATGGAGACCGTGGCATCAACCAACGCATCATCTACAGCATCCAGGACG GAAACGTGAATGGCACGTTCATCATCCACCCAGACTCCGGTAACCTCACCATGGCCAGGAGTGTCCCCAGCCCCATGACCTTCCTTCTCCTGGTGAAG GGCCAGCAGGCTGACCTCACCCGCTACTCAGTGACCCAGGTCACCGTGAGGGCTGTGGCTGCAGCCGGAAGCCCACCCCACTTCCCCCAGAGCCTATACCGTGGCACCGTGGCGCTTGGCTCTGGAGCAGGCGTTGCGGTCAAGGACAAAGCTGCCCCCACTCAGCCTCTGAGGATCCAGGCTCAGGACCCGGAGTTCCCG GACCTCAACTCGGCCATCACGTATCGAATCACCAACCACTCACACTTCCGGATGGAGGGAGAGGTTGTGCTGACGGCCACCACGCTGCTACAGGCGGGGACCTTCTATGCAGAG GTGGAGGCCAACAacactgtgaccttgggcaccACGACCACAGTCATTGAGATCCAAGTTTCCGAGCAGGAGCCGCCCCCGACAG ATGTCCCCCCCTCCCCGGAGGCCGGAGGAACAACTGGGCCCTGGAGCAGCACCACTTCTGAGGCCCCCAGACCCCCTGGGCCCTCCCAGGGGCCCTCCACGACCAGCTCTTGGGGAGGCACAGGCCCTCACCCACCCTCTGGCACAACTCTGAGGCCACCACCCTCACCCACACCCGGGAGACCCCCAGGTGCAGAAACCAGCACCTCCCACCAACTGGCCACTCCCACTCTCGGTGGGGGCACAGCACAGACCCCAGAGCCAGGAACCTCTCAGCCGATGCCCCCTGGTGTGGGAACCAGCACCTCCCACCAACCGGCCAATCCCACTCCCGGTGGGGGCACAGCACAGACCCCAGAGCTGGGAACCTCTCAGTCGATGCCCCCTGGTGTGGGAACCAGCACCTCCCATCAACCGGCCAATCCCACTCCCGGTGGGGGCACAGCACAGACCTCAGAGCCGGGAACCTCTCAGCCGATGACCCCTGGGGTCAGCAGGAGCACCGCACCCTCAG GGATGCCGGGTGGCCGACCCTCAGAGGACAGGCGCTTCTCGGCGGTGGACATGGCCACCCTGGGCGGGGTGCTAGGcgcgctgctgctgctggctgTCCTCGGCCTCGCCATCCTAGTCCACAAGCACTACGGCCCCCGGCTCAAGTGCTGCTCTGGCAAAGCCCCG GAGCCCGAGCCCCTCGGCTCTGACAACCCCGCATTCCAACCTGACCACAAGACCAACTGGGCACCTGCCCCCGGCCCCACGCACGACCCCAAGCCCTCGGAGACACCGCCGGTCCTCACGGAGCCCACGACCCCCAGCCTCACGTCCCCCGGCCCCGAGGCCCCCGGCCCCTCGCCCCCCGGCTCTGGCCCCGAGTCCCCGGCAGCGGCCCACAGCGGGGAAAGCCCCGCGGCCGTGAGGTCCATCCTGACCAAGGAGCGGCGGCCAGAGGGCGGCTACAAGGCCGTGTGGTTCGGTGAGGACATTGGGGCGGAGGCGGACGTGGTGGTTCTCAACGCGCCCACCCCGGACGTGGACGGCGCAGGCGACTCCAGCGGCGATGAGGACGAGGGGGGCTGGGGCCGGGGTCCCCACGATGCGCCCGGAAACGACTCCACCTACATCTAA
- the CDHR5 gene encoding cadherin-related family member 5 isoform X2, with the protein MPEPLGPSRRVTAAKMGAWALLWPPLLLAGLLGQPPGALAQAQYCSVNKTYFEVEENTSVTEPLVDIHVPAGLEVTLGPSSTPFAFRILRNQLFLNVTPDYEENSLLQAELRCERGGSLVTQTRVIVSVLDINDNSPEFSFTTKEISVEEDTKVSSTVIPETELEAKDPDVNDILFYTLQEETTGASDYFSLVGANRPALRLDRPLDFDKRPKMAFRLLVRDTPEEDVEPSHTATATLVLNVMPADLRPPWFLPCSFSDGYVCIQAQYLGAVPTGHILPSPLVLRPGPIYAEDGDRGINQRIIYSIQDGNVNGTFIIHPDSGNLTMARSVPSPMTFLLLVKGQQADLTRYSVTQVTVRAVAAAGSPPHFPQSLYRGTVALGSGAGVAVKDKAAPTQPLRIQAQDPEFPDLNSAITYRITNHSHFRMEGEVVLTATTLLQAGTFYAEVEANNTVTLGTTTTVIEIQVSEQEPPPTAQTPEPGTSQPMPPGVGTSTSHQPANPTPGGGTAQTPELGTSQSMPPGVGTSTSHQPANPTPGGGTAQTSEPGTSQPMTPGVSRSTAPSGMPGGRPSEDRRFSAVDMATLGGVLGALLLLAVLGLAILVHKHYGPRLKCCSGKAPEPEPLGSDNPAFQPDHKTNWAPAPGPTHDPKPSETPPVLTEPTTPSLTSPGPEAPGPSPPGSGPESPAAAHSGESPAAVRSILTKERRPEGGYKAVWFGEDIGAEADVVVLNAPTPDVDGAGDSSGDEDEGGWGRGPHDAPGNDSTYI; encoded by the exons ATGCCAGAGCCACTCGGACCCTCCCGCCGGGTGACGGCCGCCAAGATGGGGGCCTGGGCCCTGCTGTGGCCTCCCCTGCTGCTCGCTGGGCTGCTCGGCCAACCCCCAggggccctggcccaggcccagt ACTGCTCTGTGAACAAGACCTACTTCGAAGTTGAAGAGAACACGAGCGTCACCGAGCCCCTGGTGGACATCCACGTCCCAGCAGGCCTGGAGGTGACCCTCGGACCCTCGTCCACCCCCTTCGCATTTCGGATCCTTAGAAACCAGCTGTTTCTCAACGTGACTCCTGATTACGAG GAGAACTCACTGCTTCAGGCTGAGCTGCGGTGCGAGAGGGGAGGTTCACTG GTGACCCAGACGAGGGTGATTGTGTCAGTGCTGGACATCAATGACAACTCTCCGGAGTTCTCCTTCACGACCAAGGAGATAAGTGTGGAGGAG gacACTAAAGTGAGCTCCACCGTCATCCCAGAGACGGAACTGGAGGCCAAGGACCCAGATGTAAATGACATCTTGTTCTACACCCTCCAGGAGGAGACCACA GGTGCCAGTGACTACTTCTCCCTGGTGGGTGCAAACCGCCCTGCCCTGAGGCTGGACCGGCCCCTGGACTTCGACAAGCGGCCAAAGATGGCGTTCCGGCTGCTGGTTCGG GACACCCCGGAGGAGGACGTGGAGCCCAGCCACACGGCCACCGCCACGCTGGTGCTCAACGTGATGCCTGCCGACCTGCGGCCCCCCTGGTTCCTGCCCTGCAGCTTTTCAGACGGCTACGTCTGCATCCAAGCCCAGTACCTCGGGGCTGTCCCTACCGGGCACATACTG CCGTCCCCGCTTGTCCTGCGTCCTGGACCCATCTACGCTGAGGATGGAGACCGTGGCATCAACCAACGCATCATCTACAGCATCCAGGACG GAAACGTGAATGGCACGTTCATCATCCACCCAGACTCCGGTAACCTCACCATGGCCAGGAGTGTCCCCAGCCCCATGACCTTCCTTCTCCTGGTGAAG GGCCAGCAGGCTGACCTCACCCGCTACTCAGTGACCCAGGTCACCGTGAGGGCTGTGGCTGCAGCCGGAAGCCCACCCCACTTCCCCCAGAGCCTATACCGTGGCACCGTGGCGCTTGGCTCTGGAGCAGGCGTTGCGGTCAAGGACAAAGCTGCCCCCACTCAGCCTCTGAGGATCCAGGCTCAGGACCCGGAGTTCCCG GACCTCAACTCGGCCATCACGTATCGAATCACCAACCACTCACACTTCCGGATGGAGGGAGAGGTTGTGCTGACGGCCACCACGCTGCTACAGGCGGGGACCTTCTATGCAGAG GTGGAGGCCAACAacactgtgaccttgggcaccACGACCACAGTCATTGAGATCCAAGTTTCCGAGCAGGAGCCGCCCCCGACAG CACAGACCCCAGAGCCAGGAACCTCTCAGCCGATGCCCCCTGGTGTGGGAACCAGCACCTCCCACCAACCGGCCAATCCCACTCCCGGTGGGGGCACAGCACAGACCCCAGAGCTGGGAACCTCTCAGTCGATGCCCCCTGGTGTGGGAACCAGCACCTCCCATCAACCGGCCAATCCCACTCCCGGTGGGGGCACAGCACAGACCTCAGAGCCGGGAACCTCTCAGCCGATGACCCCTGGGGTCAGCAGGAGCACCGCACCCTCAG GGATGCCGGGTGGCCGACCCTCAGAGGACAGGCGCTTCTCGGCGGTGGACATGGCCACCCTGGGCGGGGTGCTAGGcgcgctgctgctgctggctgTCCTCGGCCTCGCCATCCTAGTCCACAAGCACTACGGCCCCCGGCTCAAGTGCTGCTCTGGCAAAGCCCCG GAGCCCGAGCCCCTCGGCTCTGACAACCCCGCATTCCAACCTGACCACAAGACCAACTGGGCACCTGCCCCCGGCCCCACGCACGACCCCAAGCCCTCGGAGACACCGCCGGTCCTCACGGAGCCCACGACCCCCAGCCTCACGTCCCCCGGCCCCGAGGCCCCCGGCCCCTCGCCCCCCGGCTCTGGCCCCGAGTCCCCGGCAGCGGCCCACAGCGGGGAAAGCCCCGCGGCCGTGAGGTCCATCCTGACCAAGGAGCGGCGGCCAGAGGGCGGCTACAAGGCCGTGTGGTTCGGTGAGGACATTGGGGCGGAGGCGGACGTGGTGGTTCTCAACGCGCCCACCCCGGACGTGGACGGCGCAGGCGACTCCAGCGGCGATGAGGACGAGGGGGGCTGGGGCCGGGGTCCCCACGATGCGCCCGGAAACGACTCCACCTACATCTAA
- the CDHR5 gene encoding cadherin-related family member 5 isoform X3 has translation MPEPLGPSRRVTAAKMGAWALLWPPLLLAGLLGQPPGALAQAQYCSVNKTYFEVEENTSVTEPLVDIHVPAGLEVTLGPSSTPFAFRILRNQLFLNVTPDYEENSLLQAELRCERGGSLVTQTRVIVSVLDINDNSPEFSFTTKEISVEEDTKVSSTVIPETELEAKDPDVNDILFYTLQEETTGASDYFSLVGANRPALRLDRPLDFDKRPKMAFRLLVRDTPEEDVEPSHTATATLVLNVMPADLRPPWFLPCSFSDGYVCIQAQYLGAVPTGHILPSPLVLRPGPIYAEDGDRGINQRIIYSIQDGNVNGTFIIHPDSGNLTMARSVPSPMTFLLLVKGQQADLTRYSVTQVTVRAVAAAGSPPHFPQSLYRGTVALGSGAGVAVKDKAAPTQPLRIQAQDPEFPDLNSAITYRITNHSHFRMEGEVVLTATTLLQAGTFYAEVEANNTVTLGTTTTVIEIQVSEQEPPPTAQTPELGTSQSMPPGVGTSTSHQPANPTPGGGTAQTSEPGTSQPMTPGVSRSTAPSGMPGGRPSEDRRFSAVDMATLGGVLGALLLLAVLGLAILVHKHYGPRLKCCSGKAPEPEPLGSDNPAFQPDHKTNWAPAPGPTHDPKPSETPPVLTEPTTPSLTSPGPEAPGPSPPGSGPESPAAAHSGESPAAVRSILTKERRPEGGYKAVWFGEDIGAEADVVVLNAPTPDVDGAGDSSGDEDEGGWGRGPHDAPGNDSTYI, from the exons ATGCCAGAGCCACTCGGACCCTCCCGCCGGGTGACGGCCGCCAAGATGGGGGCCTGGGCCCTGCTGTGGCCTCCCCTGCTGCTCGCTGGGCTGCTCGGCCAACCCCCAggggccctggcccaggcccagt ACTGCTCTGTGAACAAGACCTACTTCGAAGTTGAAGAGAACACGAGCGTCACCGAGCCCCTGGTGGACATCCACGTCCCAGCAGGCCTGGAGGTGACCCTCGGACCCTCGTCCACCCCCTTCGCATTTCGGATCCTTAGAAACCAGCTGTTTCTCAACGTGACTCCTGATTACGAG GAGAACTCACTGCTTCAGGCTGAGCTGCGGTGCGAGAGGGGAGGTTCACTG GTGACCCAGACGAGGGTGATTGTGTCAGTGCTGGACATCAATGACAACTCTCCGGAGTTCTCCTTCACGACCAAGGAGATAAGTGTGGAGGAG gacACTAAAGTGAGCTCCACCGTCATCCCAGAGACGGAACTGGAGGCCAAGGACCCAGATGTAAATGACATCTTGTTCTACACCCTCCAGGAGGAGACCACA GGTGCCAGTGACTACTTCTCCCTGGTGGGTGCAAACCGCCCTGCCCTGAGGCTGGACCGGCCCCTGGACTTCGACAAGCGGCCAAAGATGGCGTTCCGGCTGCTGGTTCGG GACACCCCGGAGGAGGACGTGGAGCCCAGCCACACGGCCACCGCCACGCTGGTGCTCAACGTGATGCCTGCCGACCTGCGGCCCCCCTGGTTCCTGCCCTGCAGCTTTTCAGACGGCTACGTCTGCATCCAAGCCCAGTACCTCGGGGCTGTCCCTACCGGGCACATACTG CCGTCCCCGCTTGTCCTGCGTCCTGGACCCATCTACGCTGAGGATGGAGACCGTGGCATCAACCAACGCATCATCTACAGCATCCAGGACG GAAACGTGAATGGCACGTTCATCATCCACCCAGACTCCGGTAACCTCACCATGGCCAGGAGTGTCCCCAGCCCCATGACCTTCCTTCTCCTGGTGAAG GGCCAGCAGGCTGACCTCACCCGCTACTCAGTGACCCAGGTCACCGTGAGGGCTGTGGCTGCAGCCGGAAGCCCACCCCACTTCCCCCAGAGCCTATACCGTGGCACCGTGGCGCTTGGCTCTGGAGCAGGCGTTGCGGTCAAGGACAAAGCTGCCCCCACTCAGCCTCTGAGGATCCAGGCTCAGGACCCGGAGTTCCCG GACCTCAACTCGGCCATCACGTATCGAATCACCAACCACTCACACTTCCGGATGGAGGGAGAGGTTGTGCTGACGGCCACCACGCTGCTACAGGCGGGGACCTTCTATGCAGAG GTGGAGGCCAACAacactgtgaccttgggcaccACGACCACAGTCATTGAGATCCAAGTTTCCGAGCAGGAGCCGCCCCCGACAG CACAGACCCCAGAGCTGGGAACCTCTCAGTCGATGCCCCCTGGTGTGGGAACCAGCACCTCCCATCAACCGGCCAATCCCACTCCCGGTGGGGGCACAGCACAGACCTCAGAGCCGGGAACCTCTCAGCCGATGACCCCTGGGGTCAGCAGGAGCACCGCACCCTCAG GGATGCCGGGTGGCCGACCCTCAGAGGACAGGCGCTTCTCGGCGGTGGACATGGCCACCCTGGGCGGGGTGCTAGGcgcgctgctgctgctggctgTCCTCGGCCTCGCCATCCTAGTCCACAAGCACTACGGCCCCCGGCTCAAGTGCTGCTCTGGCAAAGCCCCG GAGCCCGAGCCCCTCGGCTCTGACAACCCCGCATTCCAACCTGACCACAAGACCAACTGGGCACCTGCCCCCGGCCCCACGCACGACCCCAAGCCCTCGGAGACACCGCCGGTCCTCACGGAGCCCACGACCCCCAGCCTCACGTCCCCCGGCCCCGAGGCCCCCGGCCCCTCGCCCCCCGGCTCTGGCCCCGAGTCCCCGGCAGCGGCCCACAGCGGGGAAAGCCCCGCGGCCGTGAGGTCCATCCTGACCAAGGAGCGGCGGCCAGAGGGCGGCTACAAGGCCGTGTGGTTCGGTGAGGACATTGGGGCGGAGGCGGACGTGGTGGTTCTCAACGCGCCCACCCCGGACGTGGACGGCGCAGGCGACTCCAGCGGCGATGAGGACGAGGGGGGCTGGGGCCGGGGTCCCCACGATGCGCCCGGAAACGACTCCACCTACATCTAA
- the CDHR5 gene encoding cadherin-related family member 5 isoform X4, with translation MPEPLGPSRRVTAAKMGAWALLWPPLLLAGLLGQPPGALAQAQYCSVNKTYFEVEENTSVTEPLVDIHVPAGLEVTLGPSSTPFAFRILRNQLFLNVTPDYEENSLLQAELRCERGGSLVTQTRVIVSVLDINDNSPEFSFTTKEISVEEDTKVSSTVIPETELEAKDPDVNDILFYTLQEETTGASDYFSLVGANRPALRLDRPLDFDKRPKMAFRLLVRDTPEEDVEPSHTATATLVLNVMPADLRPPWFLPCSFSDGYVCIQAQYLGAVPTGHILPSPLVLRPGPIYAEDGDRGINQRIIYSIQDGNVNGTFIIHPDSGNLTMARSVPSPMTFLLLVKGQQADLTRYSVTQVTVRAVAAAGSPPHFPQSLYRGTVALGSGAGVAVKDKAAPTQPLRIQAQDPEFPDLNSAITYRITNHSHFRMEGEVVLTATTLLQAGTFYAEVEANNTVTLGTTTTVIEIQVSEQEPPPTAQTSEPGTSQPMTPGVSRSTAPSGMPGGRPSEDRRFSAVDMATLGGVLGALLLLAVLGLAILVHKHYGPRLKCCSGKAPEPEPLGSDNPAFQPDHKTNWAPAPGPTHDPKPSETPPVLTEPTTPSLTSPGPEAPGPSPPGSGPESPAAAHSGESPAAVRSILTKERRPEGGYKAVWFGEDIGAEADVVVLNAPTPDVDGAGDSSGDEDEGGWGRGPHDAPGNDSTYI, from the exons ATGCCAGAGCCACTCGGACCCTCCCGCCGGGTGACGGCCGCCAAGATGGGGGCCTGGGCCCTGCTGTGGCCTCCCCTGCTGCTCGCTGGGCTGCTCGGCCAACCCCCAggggccctggcccaggcccagt ACTGCTCTGTGAACAAGACCTACTTCGAAGTTGAAGAGAACACGAGCGTCACCGAGCCCCTGGTGGACATCCACGTCCCAGCAGGCCTGGAGGTGACCCTCGGACCCTCGTCCACCCCCTTCGCATTTCGGATCCTTAGAAACCAGCTGTTTCTCAACGTGACTCCTGATTACGAG GAGAACTCACTGCTTCAGGCTGAGCTGCGGTGCGAGAGGGGAGGTTCACTG GTGACCCAGACGAGGGTGATTGTGTCAGTGCTGGACATCAATGACAACTCTCCGGAGTTCTCCTTCACGACCAAGGAGATAAGTGTGGAGGAG gacACTAAAGTGAGCTCCACCGTCATCCCAGAGACGGAACTGGAGGCCAAGGACCCAGATGTAAATGACATCTTGTTCTACACCCTCCAGGAGGAGACCACA GGTGCCAGTGACTACTTCTCCCTGGTGGGTGCAAACCGCCCTGCCCTGAGGCTGGACCGGCCCCTGGACTTCGACAAGCGGCCAAAGATGGCGTTCCGGCTGCTGGTTCGG GACACCCCGGAGGAGGACGTGGAGCCCAGCCACACGGCCACCGCCACGCTGGTGCTCAACGTGATGCCTGCCGACCTGCGGCCCCCCTGGTTCCTGCCCTGCAGCTTTTCAGACGGCTACGTCTGCATCCAAGCCCAGTACCTCGGGGCTGTCCCTACCGGGCACATACTG CCGTCCCCGCTTGTCCTGCGTCCTGGACCCATCTACGCTGAGGATGGAGACCGTGGCATCAACCAACGCATCATCTACAGCATCCAGGACG GAAACGTGAATGGCACGTTCATCATCCACCCAGACTCCGGTAACCTCACCATGGCCAGGAGTGTCCCCAGCCCCATGACCTTCCTTCTCCTGGTGAAG GGCCAGCAGGCTGACCTCACCCGCTACTCAGTGACCCAGGTCACCGTGAGGGCTGTGGCTGCAGCCGGAAGCCCACCCCACTTCCCCCAGAGCCTATACCGTGGCACCGTGGCGCTTGGCTCTGGAGCAGGCGTTGCGGTCAAGGACAAAGCTGCCCCCACTCAGCCTCTGAGGATCCAGGCTCAGGACCCGGAGTTCCCG GACCTCAACTCGGCCATCACGTATCGAATCACCAACCACTCACACTTCCGGATGGAGGGAGAGGTTGTGCTGACGGCCACCACGCTGCTACAGGCGGGGACCTTCTATGCAGAG GTGGAGGCCAACAacactgtgaccttgggcaccACGACCACAGTCATTGAGATCCAAGTTTCCGAGCAGGAGCCGCCCCCGACAG CACAGACCTCAGAGCCGGGAACCTCTCAGCCGATGACCCCTGGGGTCAGCAGGAGCACCGCACCCTCAG GGATGCCGGGTGGCCGACCCTCAGAGGACAGGCGCTTCTCGGCGGTGGACATGGCCACCCTGGGCGGGGTGCTAGGcgcgctgctgctgctggctgTCCTCGGCCTCGCCATCCTAGTCCACAAGCACTACGGCCCCCGGCTCAAGTGCTGCTCTGGCAAAGCCCCG GAGCCCGAGCCCCTCGGCTCTGACAACCCCGCATTCCAACCTGACCACAAGACCAACTGGGCACCTGCCCCCGGCCCCACGCACGACCCCAAGCCCTCGGAGACACCGCCGGTCCTCACGGAGCCCACGACCCCCAGCCTCACGTCCCCCGGCCCCGAGGCCCCCGGCCCCTCGCCCCCCGGCTCTGGCCCCGAGTCCCCGGCAGCGGCCCACAGCGGGGAAAGCCCCGCGGCCGTGAGGTCCATCCTGACCAAGGAGCGGCGGCCAGAGGGCGGCTACAAGGCCGTGTGGTTCGGTGAGGACATTGGGGCGGAGGCGGACGTGGTGGTTCTCAACGCGCCCACCCCGGACGTGGACGGCGCAGGCGACTCCAGCGGCGATGAGGACGAGGGGGGCTGGGGCCGGGGTCCCCACGATGCGCCCGGAAACGACTCCACCTACATCTAA
- the IRF7 gene encoding interferon regulatory factor 7 has translation MAWASERAAPRVLFGEWLLGEVSSGRYEGLRWLDEARTRFRVPWKHFGRKDLSEADARIFKAWAVARGRWPPGSSGGDQPPCEAAERAGWKTNFRCALHSTRRFVMLQDNSGDPADPHKVYTLSQDLGCREGPGTDRTQAEAPMATPPSQAGPPGPFLAQGDAELQAPSLLPAPAGDQQDLLLQAVWQSCLGGHLLTASWGADPVPAEAPGEGLNELSQTGGCAGDPGLPAGELFKWAAEATPGPSPQPPALTAGETTAPEPLPQAEPYVAHSPGACTVMGEPSPGVLDVTITYKGRMVLQQVVGRPSCVFLYGPPGPAIWATDPQPVAFPSPAELPDQKQLRYTEELLRHVAPGLQLELRGPQLWARRMGKCKVYWEVGGPPGSASPSTPACLLPRNFDTPIFDFRVFFQELVEFRARRRCSSPRCTIYLGFGQDLSAGRPKEKSLVLVKLEPWLCRMYLEGTQREGVSSLDSSSLSLCLSSANSLYDVIEGFLMELEQPA, from the exons ATGGCCTGGGCTTCGGAGAG GGCGGCCCCACGCGTGCTGTTCGGAGAGTGGCTCCTTGGGGAGGTCAGCAGCGGCCGCTACGAGGGGCTGCGGTGGCTGGATGAGGCCCGCACGCGCTTCCGCGTGCCCTGGAAGCACTTCGGGCGCAAGGACCTGAGCGAGGCGGACGCGCGCATCTTCAAG GCCTGGGCCGTGGCCCGCGGCAGGTGGCCCCCTGGCAGCAGCGGAGGTGACCAGCCGCCCTGCGAGGCTGCGGAACGCGCCGGCTGGAAAACCAACTTCCGCTGCGCCCTGCACAGCACGCGTCGCTTTGTGATGCTGCAAGACAACTCGGGGGACCCCGCGGACCCCCACAAGGTGTACACCCTCAGCCAGGACCTGGGCTGCCGAG aAGGCCCAGGCACTGACCGGACGCAGGCAGAGGCCCCCATGGCCACCCCACCGTCCCAG GCTGGGCCCCCAGGGCCATTCCTAGCACAAGGAGATGCTGAACTCCAAGCCCCaagcctcctccctgccccagcgGGAGACCAGCAGGACCTCCTGCTTCAGGCAGTGTGGCAGAGCTGCCTGGGGGGCCATCTGCTGACAGCGTCATGGGGGGCAGATCCAGTCCCAGCTGAGGCTCCTGGAGAGGGACTGAACGAGCTTTCCCAGACTGGGGGCTGTGCTGGAG acCCAGGGCTCCCTGCTGGGGAGCTGTTCAAGTGGGCAGCAGAGGCgaccccaggccccagcccccagcccccagccctaaCTGCAG GCGAGACCACAGCCCCAGAGCCCCTGCCCCAGGCAGAGCCATACGTGGCCCACTCCCCAGGTGCCTGCACTGTGATGGGAG AGCCCAGCCCAGGGGTGCTGGATGTGACCATCACCTACAAGGGCCGCATGGTGCTGCAGCAGGTGGTGGGGCGCCCGAGCTGTGTGTTCCTGTACGGCCCCCCGGGCCCAGCCATCTGGGCCACAGACCCCCAGCCAGTGGCATTCCCCAGCCCTGCCGAGCTTCCGGACCAGAAGCAGCTGCGCTACACAGAGGAGCTGCTGCGGCACGTGGCCCCCGGGCTGCAGCTGGAGCTTCGGGGGCCGCAGTTGTGGGCCCGGCGCATGGGCAAGTGCAAGGTGTACTGGGAGGTGGGCGGCCCCCCAGGCTCGGCCAGCCCCTCCACCCCAGCCTGTCTGCTGCCTCGCAACTTCGACACCCCCATCTTCGACTTCAGAGTCTTCTTCCAAG AGCTGGTGGAGTTCCGGGCACGGCGCCGCTGCAGCTCCCCACGCTGCACCATCTACCTGGGCTTTGGCCAGGACTTGTCAGCCGGAAGACCCAAGGAGAAGAGCCTGGTCCTGGTGAAG CTGGAGCCCTGGCTGTGCCGAATGTACCTGGAGGGCACGCAGCGCGAGGGGGTGTCTTCCCTGGACAGCAGCAGCCTCAGCCTTTGCCTGTCCAGCGCCAACAGCCTCTACGATGTCATCGAGGGCTTCCTCATGGAGCTGGAGCAGCCCGCCTAG